One window of Siniperca chuatsi isolate FFG_IHB_CAS linkage group LG15, ASM2008510v1, whole genome shotgun sequence genomic DNA carries:
- the senp2 gene encoding sentrin-specific protease 2 isoform X1, which translates to MYGWIVDGISSLFEPVTGQNPTEWPGKGNVSEEIPTRPGVKTGAQRQENHGRPAKRNYQSVDVADSVCQSDQVEVKRRRRDVVISFVKKTVAGVTGLLRLRNPLTTRCEKPRHYEETQHVTLMGIDELHTSWLNSTEWRMNKPVGGVNERGGKNLFQSSSPPLMRKYSGAGLSAGLPDRGKDRERRGSLQLLPSRPALRVGTPNPDLACNGFGHNRCYKPSLTVEEAIKQNNKEHYRRLLEMVTEKYSKSQPLPFNQTKPQDESLSQGDHKTAASGKAFESVPRKTGYTAVPSVFTWKNASATKDRWGSLTFSKTFSGVFEDTQPIRCAKQKQAAELDLSTEVATRLNLVDRETPAVSLPDTHSAHTAHTRHSDEDIPWLTKEMAAEVSCVLAQSDPNRVLSAAFKLRITQRDLSTLQEGGWLNDEVINFYLSLVMERCSGEAAGLKVYSFSTFFFPKLRGGGGGQVGGHTAVKRWTKTVDLFLYDLILVPLHLGVHWAMAVIDFKSKTVKSYDSMGQRHDDICSLLLLYLKEEHKIKKGRELDSAKWTIGSLRATEIPQQKNGSDCGVFACKYADYIAKGRPLTFKQCHMPLFRKLMIWEILNQKLL; encoded by the exons ATGTATGGATGGATAGTTGACGGAATCTCGTCGCTGTTTGAGCCCGTTACGGGGCAAAATCCCACCGAGTGGCCCGGGAAAGGTAACGTTAGCGAGGAGATACCCACGCGACCTGGCGTGAAAACGGGAGCACAGCGGCAGGAGAACCACGGCAGACCGGCTAAGCGGAACTACCAGAG TGTTGATGTTGCAGACAGTGTTTGCCAGAGTGACCAAGTAGAAGTGAAAAGACGCAGACgag ATGTAGTCATTAGCTTTGTCAAGAAGACTGTGGCCGGGGTAACAGGTCTGCTCAGGCTGCGGAACCCGCTGACGACCAGGTGTGAGAAGCCCAGACATTATGAAGAGACACAG CATGTTACTCTGATGGGGATAGATGAACTCCACACCTCATGGCTGAACAGTACTGAGTGGAGAATGA ATAAACCAGTGGGTGGAGTGAATGAGAGGGGCGGGAAGAATCTCTTTCAGAGCTCCTCACCTCCTTTAATGAGGAAATACAG TGGGGCAGGGCTGTCTGCAGGGCTCCCCGACAGGGGGAaggacagggagaggagaggctcCCTCCAGCTGCTGCCCTCCAGACCTGCTCTGAGGGTGGGAACCCCTAACCCTGATCTAGCCTGCAATGGCTTTGGACACAACCGCTGCTACAAGCCCAGTCTGACCGTGGAAGAG GCCATAAAGCAGAACAATAAGGAGCACTACAGGCGCTTGCTGGAGATGGTGACAGAGAAATACAGCAAAAGCCAACCACTACCTTTCAATCAAACAAAACCGCAAGA TGAGTCGCTGTCACAGGGTGATCACAAAACTGCTGCTTCAGGAAAAGCCTTTGAATCAGTGCCCAGGAAGACAGGATACACAG CTGTCCCAAGTGTGTTTACATGGAAAAATGCATCTGCAACCAAGGACAG GTGGGGTAGCTTGACCTTTAGTAAGACATTCAGTGGAGTCTTTGAGGACACACAGCCTATTAGATGTGCAAAG cagaaacaggcagcagagttGGACCTTTCTACAGAAGTAGCTACTCGCCTCAATCTAGTGGACAGAGAGACTCCTGCTGTCAGTCTCCCCGACACACATTCTGCACACACAGCCCATACAAGGCACAGCGATGAGGACATACCTTGGCTGACAAAG GAAATGGCAGCGGAGGTGAGTTGTGTTCTGGCTCAGAGTGATCCCAACCGTGTTCTAAGTGCGGCTTTCAAACTTCGCATCACACAGAGAGACTTGTCCACACTGCAGGAAGGCGGCTGGCTCAACGATGAG GTGATTAACTTCTACCTTTCCCTGGTCATGGAGCGGTGCTCTGGCGAAGCAGCAGGATTAAAAGTCTACTCGTTCAGCACCTTCTTCTTCCCGAAGCTgcgaggtggaggaggtgggcaGGTGGGAGGACACACTGCTGTGAAGCGCTGGACCAAGACTGTTGACCTTTTCCTCTACGACCTCATCCTGGTCCCTCTGCACCTGGGCGTCCACTGGGCAATGGCT GTGATTGATTTTAAGTCAAAGACAGTGAAGTCATATGACTCGATGGGCCAGAGACATGATGACATCTGTAGTCTTTTACT ACTCTACCTTAAAGAGGAGCACAAAATAAAGAAAGGCAGAGAGCTCGACAGCGCCAAATGGACTATTGGAAGCTTGAGGGCCACT GAGATTCCTCAGCAGAAAAATGGCAGTGACTGCGGTGTTTTTGCCTGTAAATACGCTGACTATATTGCAAAAGGAAGGCCTCTCACCTTTAAAcag TGCCACATGCCTCTCTTCAGGAAGTTAATGATTTGGGAAATCCTCAATCAGAAGCTGCTATAG
- the senp2 gene encoding sentrin-specific protease 2 isoform X2 — protein MYGWIVDGISSLFEPVTGQNPTEWPGKGNVSEEIPTRPGVKTGAQRQENHGRPAKRNYQSVDVADSVCQSDQVEVKRRRRDVVISFVKKTVAGVTGLLRLRNPLTTRCEKPRHYEETQHVTLMGIDELHTSWLNSTEWRMNKPVGGVNERGGKNLFQSSSPPLMRKYSGAGLSAGLPDRGKDRERRGSLQLLPSRPALRVGTPNPDLACNGFGHNRCYKPSLTVEEAIKQNNKEHYRRLLEMVTEKYSKSQPLPFNQTKPQDESLSQGDHKTAASGKAFESVPRKTGYTAVPSVFTWKNASATKDRWGSLTFSKTFSGVFEDTQPIRCAKKQAAELDLSTEVATRLNLVDRETPAVSLPDTHSAHTAHTRHSDEDIPWLTKEMAAEVSCVLAQSDPNRVLSAAFKLRITQRDLSTLQEGGWLNDEVINFYLSLVMERCSGEAAGLKVYSFSTFFFPKLRGGGGGQVGGHTAVKRWTKTVDLFLYDLILVPLHLGVHWAMAVIDFKSKTVKSYDSMGQRHDDICSLLLLYLKEEHKIKKGRELDSAKWTIGSLRATEIPQQKNGSDCGVFACKYADYIAKGRPLTFKQCHMPLFRKLMIWEILNQKLL, from the exons ATGTATGGATGGATAGTTGACGGAATCTCGTCGCTGTTTGAGCCCGTTACGGGGCAAAATCCCACCGAGTGGCCCGGGAAAGGTAACGTTAGCGAGGAGATACCCACGCGACCTGGCGTGAAAACGGGAGCACAGCGGCAGGAGAACCACGGCAGACCGGCTAAGCGGAACTACCAGAG TGTTGATGTTGCAGACAGTGTTTGCCAGAGTGACCAAGTAGAAGTGAAAAGACGCAGACgag ATGTAGTCATTAGCTTTGTCAAGAAGACTGTGGCCGGGGTAACAGGTCTGCTCAGGCTGCGGAACCCGCTGACGACCAGGTGTGAGAAGCCCAGACATTATGAAGAGACACAG CATGTTACTCTGATGGGGATAGATGAACTCCACACCTCATGGCTGAACAGTACTGAGTGGAGAATGA ATAAACCAGTGGGTGGAGTGAATGAGAGGGGCGGGAAGAATCTCTTTCAGAGCTCCTCACCTCCTTTAATGAGGAAATACAG TGGGGCAGGGCTGTCTGCAGGGCTCCCCGACAGGGGGAaggacagggagaggagaggctcCCTCCAGCTGCTGCCCTCCAGACCTGCTCTGAGGGTGGGAACCCCTAACCCTGATCTAGCCTGCAATGGCTTTGGACACAACCGCTGCTACAAGCCCAGTCTGACCGTGGAAGAG GCCATAAAGCAGAACAATAAGGAGCACTACAGGCGCTTGCTGGAGATGGTGACAGAGAAATACAGCAAAAGCCAACCACTACCTTTCAATCAAACAAAACCGCAAGA TGAGTCGCTGTCACAGGGTGATCACAAAACTGCTGCTTCAGGAAAAGCCTTTGAATCAGTGCCCAGGAAGACAGGATACACAG CTGTCCCAAGTGTGTTTACATGGAAAAATGCATCTGCAACCAAGGACAG GTGGGGTAGCTTGACCTTTAGTAAGACATTCAGTGGAGTCTTTGAGGACACACAGCCTATTAGATGTGCAAAG aaacaggcagcagagttGGACCTTTCTACAGAAGTAGCTACTCGCCTCAATCTAGTGGACAGAGAGACTCCTGCTGTCAGTCTCCCCGACACACATTCTGCACACACAGCCCATACAAGGCACAGCGATGAGGACATACCTTGGCTGACAAAG GAAATGGCAGCGGAGGTGAGTTGTGTTCTGGCTCAGAGTGATCCCAACCGTGTTCTAAGTGCGGCTTTCAAACTTCGCATCACACAGAGAGACTTGTCCACACTGCAGGAAGGCGGCTGGCTCAACGATGAG GTGATTAACTTCTACCTTTCCCTGGTCATGGAGCGGTGCTCTGGCGAAGCAGCAGGATTAAAAGTCTACTCGTTCAGCACCTTCTTCTTCCCGAAGCTgcgaggtggaggaggtgggcaGGTGGGAGGACACACTGCTGTGAAGCGCTGGACCAAGACTGTTGACCTTTTCCTCTACGACCTCATCCTGGTCCCTCTGCACCTGGGCGTCCACTGGGCAATGGCT GTGATTGATTTTAAGTCAAAGACAGTGAAGTCATATGACTCGATGGGCCAGAGACATGATGACATCTGTAGTCTTTTACT ACTCTACCTTAAAGAGGAGCACAAAATAAAGAAAGGCAGAGAGCTCGACAGCGCCAAATGGACTATTGGAAGCTTGAGGGCCACT GAGATTCCTCAGCAGAAAAATGGCAGTGACTGCGGTGTTTTTGCCTGTAAATACGCTGACTATATTGCAAAAGGAAGGCCTCTCACCTTTAAAcag TGCCACATGCCTCTCTTCAGGAAGTTAATGATTTGGGAAATCCTCAATCAGAAGCTGCTATAG